In Macadamia integrifolia cultivar HAES 741 chromosome 1, SCU_Mint_v3, whole genome shotgun sequence, a single window of DNA contains:
- the LOC122078559 gene encoding F-box protein SKIP22-like, whose amino-acid sequence MKLRVRALESKETLRIETPSPCSLLDLKNAIAQKISSLPETLHLSLNRKDEIPESAPEESLQSLGVTSGDLIFYTLNPNGFSVGTSIVTQQTQTGENRQVQASNKVFDLQSEKRKQPDDSHSLTMALSSERTSSAVSLNPPQEVPVGISDNTGENTNELEEMDVDEPEPEILRNSYSVPCFMKKVFKEEAGNAGSNSKLMMIAVHAVLLESGFVCFDSATNQKIAGFHLPQGWASMASTVCVNYTIPDLFGSGSEVVEAVVLKFQILGKFVNVYGSLAKKGSDIYALSLDESLVMPSINFVWTNCDSIGAVIDKDEYAVKSTHEKKLFEFWKMVKDGLTLPLLVDLCEKTGLASPPCFILLPTELKIRILEFLPGVDTAKTGCICSELRYLSSNDDLWKEKFAKEFGFSAAEGMQGSWKGKFAVLYARKKRRSMCTMRPRIFRPYPIGVYAPLRDCVPPWGLGPVGGRSDLLPGGVDLQFGLAAPRLLGRRHATRCNLGGFNA is encoded by the exons ATGAAATTGAGAGTGAGAGCTTTAGAATCGAAGGAGACTCTGAGGATCGAGACGCCGTCTCCATGTTCTTTGCTAGACCTAAAGAACGCTATTGCTCAGaagatttcttctcttcctgaAACCCTACATCTGTCTCTCAACAGGAAAGATGAGATTCCCGAGTCTGCTCCCGAGGAATCTCTCCAGTCTCTCGGTGTCACTTCTGGGGACTTGATCTTCTACACTCTTAACCCTAATGGGTTCTCGGTAGGAACCTCAATTGTGACCCAGCAGACCCAGACGGGAGAGAATCGTCAAGTTCAG GCAAGTAATAAGGTTTTCGATCTCCAATCGGAAAAACGGAAGCAGCCGGATGATTCTCACTCCCTGACGATGGCTTTGAGTTCTGAACGTACCTCTTCAGCCGTGTCCCTGAATCCACCCCAAGAGGTACCCGTGGGCATTTCTGACAATACTGGTGAAAATACGAATGAATTGGAAGAGATGGATGTAGATGAACCTGAACCTGAGATACTGAGGAACTCCTATTCTGTGCCTTGCTTTATGAAGAAGGTATTCAAAGAGGAGGCGGGAAACGCTGGGAGTAACAGCAAGCTTATGATGATTGCTGTTCATGCTGTTCTTTTGGAGTCTGGATTTGTTTGCTTTGATTCTGCGACGAACCAGAAGATAGCCGGTTTTCATCTTCCACAAGGATGGGCTTCAATGGCTTCTACAGTATGCGTAAATTACACAATCCCTGATCTTTTCGGCTCTGGAAGTGAGGTTGTAGAAGCTGTTGTCTTGAAGTTTCAGATTTTGGGAAAATTCGTTAATGTTTATGGGTCTTTAGCAAAAAAGGGTTCGGATATCTATGCGTTGTCTTTGGATGAATCTCTTGTCATGCCGTCGATAAATTTCGTGTGGACAAATTGTGATTCTATTGGTGCTGTAATCGACAAAGATGAATATGCTGTTAAATCAACCCATGAAAAGAAACTGTTTGAATTTTGGAAGATGGTGAAGGACGGGCTGACATTGCCTCTCCTTGTCGATCTCTGTGAGAAAACGGGATTAGCTTCTCCGCCATGCTTCATACTGCTCCCGACTGAACTTAAGATTCGAATTCTGGAATTTCTTCCTGGTGTAGATACTGCAAAGACTGGTTGTATTTGTTCTGAACTGCGATATCTATCGTCAAACGATGACCtttggaaagagaaatttgctAAAGAGTTTGGATTTTCTGCGGCAGAGGGAATGCAAGGGAGCTGGAAAGGGAAGTTTGCAGTACTTTATgcgaggaagaagaggaggagtaTGTGTACCATGAGGCCAAGGATATTCAGGCCATACCCAATTGGAGTATATGCTCCTCTCAGAGACTGTGTACCACCTTGGGGTCTTGGACCTGTTGGTGGGCGCAGTGACTTGTTACCAGGAGGAGTTGATTTACAATTTGGCCTAGCTGCTCCCCGCTTACTAGGGCGTCGACATGCAACCCGTTGTAACCTGGGTGGTTTTAATGCCTAG